From Campylobacter sp. MG1, a single genomic window includes:
- a CDS encoding exodeoxyribonuclease III, giving the protein MRLISWNVNGLRAIMGKNGFEFLKDYPCDFLGIQEIKASSDKFPKGLDELGFKNIKSNSAKRAGYSGVMSFFNFDCETKFAEFFPDDEGRVLEHNFKDIVLFNIYFPNGQNGDERLNYKMKFYDDFLVYLQNLLANGKKIIICGDVNTAHRPIDLTHPKANEKTSGFLPIEREWIDKLLNSGFVDTFRFKHGDIPEKYSWWSYRAGARNRNVGWRIDYFFISNNLAPYLKDAFILDNVLGSDHCPIGIDIDI; this is encoded by the coding sequence TTGAGATTAATATCATGGAATGTAAATGGTTTAAGAGCTATTATGGGAAAAAATGGCTTTGAGTTTTTAAAGGATTATCCTTGTGATTTTTTAGGAATACAAGAAATAAAAGCTAGTTCTGATAAATTTCCAAAAGGACTTGATGAATTAGGATTTAAAAATATAAAATCAAATTCAGCTAAAAGAGCGGGATACTCTGGCGTTATGAGTTTTTTTAATTTTGATTGTGAAACTAAATTTGCTGAATTTTTTCCCGATGATGAAGGGCGGGTTTTAGAACATAATTTTAAAGATATAGTTTTATTTAATATATATTTTCCGAATGGACAAAACGGAGATGAAAGATTAAATTACAAAATGAAATTTTACGATGATTTTTTAGTATATCTTCAAAATTTACTAGCTAATGGTAAAAAAATTATTATTTGTGGAGATGTAAATACAGCTCACCGTCCAATAGATTTGACCCACCCAAAAGCTAATGAAAAAACGAGTGGATTTTTACCGATTGAGCGTGAGTGGATAGATAAATTATTAAATTCAGGTTTTGTTGATACATTCCGTTTTAAACACGGAGATATACCTGAAAAATACTCGTGGTGGAGCTATAGAGCTGGTGCTAGAAATAGAAATGTTGGTTGGAGAATTGATTATTTTTTTATATCAAACAACTTAGCGCCGTATTTAAAAGATGCTTTTATTTTAGATAATGTATTAGGTTCTGATCATTGCCCTATAGGAATTGATATTGATATATGA